A genomic region of Herbaspirillum sp. DW155 contains the following coding sequences:
- a CDS encoding 2-hydroxyacid dehydrogenase, translating into MKTAVYSARRYDQTLLSRANASAGAGHELVFLQDRLDSSTAQLANGCEAVAAFVNDDLGAAVLERLAALGVRFITTRSTGFNHIDTQAARRLGMTVARVADYSPYSVAEFAVGLLLAVNRKIARASMRTREGNFELEGLMGFDLHGKTVGVIGTGKIGALFARIMAGFGCTVLGSDVHRNAQFEALGGRYVSREELFAASDVISLHCPLIESTRYLVNAQSLAGAKPGCILVNTSRGGLVDTEAAIAALKSGQLRGLAIDVYEQEASLFFQDLSSTIITDDVIQRLVSFPNVIVTGHQAFFTEEAIGQIMQTTIANLSDFAAGASLGERLVA; encoded by the coding sequence ATGAAAACCGCCGTCTACAGCGCCCGCCGTTATGACCAGACCCTGCTCTCGCGCGCCAATGCGTCTGCCGGCGCCGGGCATGAACTGGTCTTCCTGCAAGACCGCCTGGACAGCAGCACCGCGCAACTGGCCAACGGCTGCGAGGCCGTGGCGGCCTTCGTCAACGATGACCTCGGCGCCGCCGTGCTGGAACGGCTGGCCGCGCTGGGCGTGCGTTTCATCACCACGCGCTCGACCGGCTTCAACCATATCGATACGCAGGCCGCGCGGCGGCTGGGCATGACGGTGGCGCGCGTGGCCGATTATTCACCTTATTCGGTGGCCGAGTTTGCGGTGGGCCTGCTGCTGGCGGTCAACCGCAAGATTGCCCGCGCCAGCATGCGTACGCGTGAAGGCAATTTCGAGCTGGAAGGCTTGATGGGATTCGACCTGCACGGCAAGACCGTGGGCGTGATCGGCACCGGCAAGATCGGCGCGCTCTTTGCCCGCATCATGGCCGGATTCGGCTGCACGGTGCTGGGCAGCGACGTGCATCGCAATGCGCAGTTCGAGGCCCTGGGTGGCCGTTATGTCAGCAGGGAAGAGCTCTTTGCGGCCAGTGACGTGATCTCGCTGCATTGCCCGCTCATCGAGTCCACCCGCTACCTGGTCAACGCGCAGAGCCTGGCCGGCGCCAAGCCGGGCTGCATCCTGGTCAATACCAGCCGCGGCGGGCTGGTCGATACCGAAGCCGCGATTGCCGCCTTGAAGAGCGGCCAGTTGCGCGGCCTGGCCATCGATGTCTACGAGCAGGAAGCCAGCCTGTTCTTCCAGGACCTGTCCTCGACCATCATCACCGACGACGTGATTCAGCGTCTCGTGTCTTTCCCCAACGTGATCGTGACCGGCCATCAGGCCTTCTTCACCGAAGAAGCCATCGGCCAGATCATGCAGACCACCATTGCCAACCTCAGCGACTTTGCCGCCGGCGCCAGCCTGGGAGAGCGGCTGGTGGCCTGA
- a CDS encoding MFS transporter yields the protein MTTSTSSPSKFSTVLRVTSGNFMEMFDFFLFGFYATHISKAFFPSGNEFASLMLTFMTFGAGFLMRPLGAIILGAYVDRVGRRQGLIVTLALMALGTMLIAFVPSYATIGALAPLLVLIGRLLQGFSAGVELGGVSVYLAEMATPGNKGFYVSWQSASQQVAIIVAAAIGYMLSTSLTPAEVGDWGWRIPFFIGCLIVPVLFVIRRSLQETEEFLRRKHRPSTGQIFRSMIENWKLVIAGMMLVSMTTVSFYLITVYTPTFGKNVLKLSTEASLIVTFCVGLSNFIWLPIMGALSDRIGRRPILVTFTVLTILTAYPMVNWLVHDATFAKMLIVELWLSFLYASYNGAMVVALTEVMPAEVRTAGFSLAYSLATAVFGGFTPAIATGLIEYTHDKAAPGLWMSTAAVCGLIATLILYRNKAARQAVTA from the coding sequence ATGACGACATCCACTTCTTCGCCGTCGAAGTTTTCCACGGTGCTGCGCGTAACGAGCGGCAATTTCATGGAAATGTTCGATTTCTTCCTGTTCGGTTTCTACGCGACGCACATCTCGAAGGCCTTCTTCCCCAGCGGTAACGAGTTCGCCTCGCTGATGCTGACCTTCATGACCTTCGGCGCCGGCTTCCTGATGCGTCCGCTGGGCGCCATCATCCTGGGCGCCTACGTGGACCGCGTAGGCCGCCGCCAGGGCCTGATCGTGACCCTGGCCCTGATGGCGCTGGGCACCATGCTCATCGCCTTCGTCCCCTCCTACGCCACCATCGGTGCGCTGGCTCCGCTGCTGGTGCTGATCGGCCGCCTGCTGCAAGGCTTCTCGGCCGGTGTGGAACTGGGCGGCGTGTCGGTCTACCTGGCTGAAATGGCCACGCCCGGCAACAAGGGCTTCTATGTGAGCTGGCAGTCGGCCAGCCAGCAGGTCGCCATCATCGTGGCTGCGGCCATCGGCTACATGCTCTCGACCTCGCTGACCCCGGCCGAGGTCGGTGACTGGGGCTGGCGCATTCCCTTCTTCATCGGCTGCCTGATCGTGCCGGTGCTGTTCGTGATCCGCCGCTCGCTGCAGGAAACCGAAGAGTTCCTGCGCCGCAAGCATCGTCCCAGCACCGGCCAGATCTTCCGCTCGATGATCGAGAACTGGAAGCTGGTGATTGCCGGCATGATGCTGGTGTCGATGACCACCGTGTCGTTCTACCTGATCACGGTGTACACCCCGACCTTCGGCAAGAACGTCCTGAAGCTCTCCACCGAGGCCAGCCTGATCGTGACCTTCTGCGTGGGCCTGTCCAACTTCATCTGGCTGCCCATCATGGGCGCGCTGTCGGACCGCATCGGCCGCCGTCCCATCCTGGTGACCTTCACGGTGCTGACCATCCTGACCGCCTATCCGATGGTGAACTGGCTGGTGCATGATGCCACCTTCGCCAAGATGCTGATCGTGGAACTGTGGCTGTCCTTCCTGTACGCCAGCTACAACGGCGCCATGGTGGTCGCGCTGACCGAAGTGATGCCGGCCGAGGTGCGTACTGCGGGCTTCTCGCTGGCCTACAGCCTGGCTACGGCAGTGTTTGGCGGCTTCACCCCGGCCATTGCGACCGGCCTGATCGAATATACCCACGACAAGGCTGCGCCTGGCCTCTGGATGAGCACGGCGGCCGTGTGCGGGTTGATCGCTACCCTGATCCTGTATCGCAACAAGGCGGCACGGCAGGCAGTGACGGCCTGA
- a CDS encoding GNAT family N-acetyltransferase: MTRPPFLVTALDTALHDRSRFECGSPALNRYLREQVTQDIRRRVAACFVAVDDEQRVAGFYTLASASVPLARLSEALRRKLPRYGAIPAIRLGRLAVDHEFKGRGLGGALLVNALYRAIATEIPGAVMVVDAKDVQAAAFYRHHGFVALQDAPLTLFLPLASVR; the protein is encoded by the coding sequence ATGACGCGCCCGCCGTTCCTGGTGACGGCGCTCGATACCGCACTTCACGACCGCAGTCGCTTTGAATGCGGCTCGCCCGCATTGAATCGCTACCTGCGCGAACAGGTCACTCAGGATATTCGCCGCCGCGTCGCTGCCTGCTTTGTGGCCGTGGACGACGAACAGCGCGTGGCCGGCTTTTACACCCTGGCCAGTGCCAGCGTTCCACTGGCGCGCCTGTCTGAGGCGCTGCGCCGCAAGTTGCCCCGCTATGGCGCCATCCCTGCCATCCGTCTGGGGCGTCTGGCCGTGGACCACGAATTCAAAGGCCGTGGCCTCGGGGGCGCTCTGCTGGTCAACGCCTTGTACCGCGCTATCGCCACCGAGATACCGGGCGCAGTGATGGTGGTCGATGCCAAAGACGTCCAGGCAGCGGCCTTTTACCGGCACCATGGTTTCGTCGCCTTGCAGGATGCGCCGCTGACACTGTTCCTGCCCTTGGCCTCGGTGCGCTAA
- a CDS encoding DUF1778 domain-containing protein, translating into MPAVSTARLEARISPELQQLLKRAAEIEGRTLTDFVVAAVQEAAQRAIEQAEVIRLSLEDQQRFADALLSPPPPSAALRRAMARHGKLLRSEE; encoded by the coding sequence ATGCCCGCCGTTTCAACCGCCCGGCTGGAAGCCCGGATCAGTCCCGAATTGCAGCAATTGCTCAAGCGCGCCGCCGAGATCGAAGGGCGGACGTTGACGGACTTCGTTGTCGCGGCAGTCCAGGAAGCGGCGCAGCGGGCCATTGAACAGGCAGAAGTGATCCGCTTGTCGCTGGAAGACCAGCAGCGCTTCGCCGACGCTCTTCTGTCACCGCCGCCGCCCTCGGCGGCATTGCGGCGCGCCATGGCGCGTCATGGCAAACTGCTGCGTAGCGAAGAATGA
- a CDS encoding NADP-dependent isocitrate dehydrogenase: protein MTTGNPTIIYTLTDEAPYLATHSLLPIVKKFTAAAGIDVVESDISVAARILAEFPEYLTDEQKVPDNLAALGALTQSPEANIIKLPNISASILQLQAAIRELQARGYKLPDYPENPTTEEEKALQKRYAKVTGSAVNPVLREGNSDRRAPNAVKNYARKHPHSMAKWSMASRTHVAHMHGGDFYAGEKSLTLDKAVDVKMDLVTKSGETIVLKPKISLQAGEIIDSMFMSKKALCAYYEEQMQDAFETDLLLSVHVKATMMKVSHPIVFGHAVRTYYKDTFTKHAKLFAEIGVNPNNGMSAVYEKINTLPEDKKAEVLADLKADEAKRPRLAMVDSAKGITNLHAPNDVIVDASMPAMIRAGGKMWNAAGKTEDTKALLPESTFARIYQEMINFCKTNGAFDPTTMGTVPNVGLMAQKAEEYGSHDKTFEIAQAGVARIVTLDGQVLLEQNVEEGDIWRMCQVKDAAVRDWVKLAVTRARLSGMPAVFWLDPYRPHEAELIKKVNTYLKDHDLTGADIQIMSQVRAMRYTLERVIRGLDTISVTGNILRDYLTDLFPIMELGTSAKMLSIVPLMAGGGMFETGAGGSAPKHVQQLVSENHLRWDSLGEFLALAVSIEDVGIKTGNARAKILAKTLDAATGKLLDNNKSPSPKTGELDNRGSHFYLALYWAQELAAQKDDAELAKQFAPLAKALAENEQKIVEELNSVQGKEVDIGGYYMPDRAKTFAVMRPSATLNQALETL, encoded by the coding sequence GTGACTACTGGCAACCCGACCATCATCTATACGCTGACCGACGAGGCACCCTATCTGGCGACCCACTCGCTCTTGCCCATCGTCAAGAAGTTCACCGCCGCCGCTGGCATCGACGTCGTGGAAAGCGATATCTCGGTGGCTGCGCGTATCCTGGCTGAATTCCCGGAGTACCTCACCGATGAGCAGAAAGTCCCCGACAACCTGGCCGCACTGGGCGCCCTGACCCAGAGCCCGGAAGCCAACATCATCAAGCTGCCCAACATCAGCGCTTCGATCCTGCAACTGCAAGCGGCCATCCGCGAACTGCAGGCACGCGGCTACAAGCTGCCCGACTATCCGGAAAATCCGACCACCGAAGAAGAGAAGGCCCTGCAAAAGCGCTACGCCAAGGTCACCGGCAGCGCCGTGAACCCGGTCCTGCGCGAAGGCAACTCGGACCGCCGCGCGCCCAACGCCGTCAAGAACTACGCCCGCAAGCACCCGCACTCGATGGCCAAGTGGTCCATGGCTTCGCGCACCCACGTGGCGCATATGCACGGCGGCGACTTCTACGCTGGCGAAAAGAGCCTGACACTGGACAAGGCCGTGGACGTCAAGATGGATCTGGTCACCAAGTCCGGTGAAACCATCGTCCTGAAGCCGAAGATCTCGCTGCAGGCCGGCGAAATTATCGACAGCATGTTCATGAGCAAGAAGGCCCTCTGCGCCTACTACGAAGAGCAGATGCAGGATGCCTTCGAGACCGACCTGCTGTTGTCGGTGCACGTCAAGGCCACCATGATGAAGGTCTCGCACCCCATCGTCTTCGGCCACGCCGTGCGCACCTACTACAAGGACACCTTCACCAAGCATGCCAAGCTGTTCGCCGAGATCGGCGTGAACCCCAACAACGGCATGTCCGCCGTCTACGAAAAGATCAACACCCTGCCCGAAGACAAGAAGGCAGAAGTGCTGGCCGACCTGAAGGCTGATGAAGCCAAGCGCCCGCGCCTGGCCATGGTGGATTCCGCCAAGGGCATCACCAACCTGCACGCCCCCAACGACGTGATCGTCGACGCCTCCATGCCGGCCATGATCCGCGCTGGCGGCAAGATGTGGAACGCCGCCGGCAAGACCGAAGACACCAAGGCCCTGCTGCCGGAATCGACCTTCGCCCGCATCTATCAGGAGATGATCAACTTCTGCAAGACCAACGGTGCCTTCGACCCGACCACCATGGGCACCGTGCCCAACGTCGGCCTGATGGCCCAGAAGGCCGAGGAATACGGTTCGCACGACAAGACCTTCGAAATCGCCCAAGCCGGCGTGGCGCGCATCGTCACCCTGGATGGCCAGGTGCTGCTGGAGCAGAACGTCGAAGAAGGCGACATCTGGCGCATGTGCCAGGTCAAGGACGCCGCCGTGCGTGACTGGGTGAAGCTGGCCGTGACCCGCGCCCGCCTGTCCGGCATGCCGGCCGTGTTCTGGCTGGACCCGTACCGTCCGCACGAAGCCGAACTGATCAAGAAGGTCAACACCTACCTGAAGGATCACGACCTGACCGGTGCCGACATCCAGATCATGTCGCAAGTGCGCGCAATGCGTTACACCCTGGAACGCGTCATCCGTGGCCTGGACACCATCTCCGTGACCGGCAACATCCTGCGCGACTACCTGACCGACCTGTTCCCCATCATGGAACTGGGCACCTCGGCCAAGATGCTGTCGATCGTCCCGCTGATGGCCGGTGGCGGCATGTTCGAAACCGGTGCCGGTGGCTCCGCGCCCAAGCACGTGCAACAGCTGGTCAGTGAAAACCACCTGCGCTGGGATTCGCTGGGCGAGTTCCTGGCCCTGGCCGTGTCCATCGAAGACGTGGGTATCAAGACCGGCAACGCCCGTGCCAAGATCCTCGCCAAGACTCTGGATGCTGCCACCGGCAAGCTGCTGGACAACAACAAGTCGCCCTCGCCCAAGACCGGTGAGCTGGACAACCGTGGCAGCCACTTCTATCTGGCCCTGTACTGGGCACAGGAACTGGCCGCGCAGAAGGACGACGCCGAACTGGCCAAGCAGTTCGCGCCGCTGGCCAAGGCACTGGCTGAGAACGAGCAGAAGATCGTCGAAGAGCTGAACTCGGTGCAGGGCAAGGAAGTCGATATCGGCGGCTACTACATGCCGGACCGCGCCAAGACCTTCGCCGTGATGCGTCCGAGCGCCACGCTGAACCAGGCGCTGGAAACGCTGTAA
- the eutC gene encoding ethanolamine ammonia-lyase subunit EutC has translation MTMDDHDMSPQGAKNVSPGAENVTANPWEALRRFTAARIALGRSGVSLPTAPQLAFQLAHAQARDAVHLPLDVAALKDQLQEQGICPAQEVLDVQSAAADRLVYLQRPDFGRRLSEKSRQQLLDRFGTAPQRRFDVGFVIADGLSALAIVRNAAPFLAEVMRRIAPEGWSMAPPVIVQQGRVAVADEIGELMGVKLVVILIGERPGLSSPDSMGLYLTWMPSRGLTDASRNCISNVRPEGLPYPEAAYKLHYLMAQAHQRALSGVALKDETASEGEELDVRRNFLLGDA, from the coding sequence ATGACCATGGACGACCACGACATGTCACCGCAAGGTGCAAAAAACGTCAGCCCCGGTGCAGAAAACGTCACGGCCAATCCGTGGGAGGCACTGCGCCGGTTTACCGCCGCGCGCATCGCGTTGGGACGGAGCGGCGTGAGCCTGCCGACCGCGCCACAACTGGCTTTCCAGCTGGCGCACGCGCAGGCGCGCGATGCCGTGCATCTGCCGTTAGATGTGGCTGCGCTCAAGGATCAGTTGCAGGAGCAGGGCATCTGCCCGGCGCAAGAGGTACTGGATGTGCAGAGTGCCGCAGCGGATCGGCTGGTCTACCTGCAGCGGCCGGACTTCGGGCGCAGGCTGTCGGAAAAATCGCGCCAGCAACTGCTTGACCGTTTCGGCACCGCGCCGCAACGGCGCTTCGATGTGGGCTTCGTGATCGCCGATGGATTGTCGGCCCTGGCCATCGTGCGCAATGCTGCGCCATTCCTGGCCGAGGTGATGCGGCGGATTGCGCCCGAGGGATGGTCGATGGCACCGCCGGTGATCGTGCAGCAGGGGCGGGTGGCGGTGGCCGATGAGATCGGCGAGCTGATGGGCGTAAAGCTGGTCGTGATCCTCATCGGCGAGCGGCCGGGACTGAGTTCGCCCGACAGCATGGGACTCTATCTGACCTGGATGCCTTCACGCGGGCTGACCGACGCCAGCCGCAATTGCATCTCCAATGTGCGGCCGGAAGGTTTGCCTTACCCGGAGGCAGCCTACAAGCTGCATTACCTGATGGCGCAGGCGCACCAGCGCGCGCTGTCCGGCGTGGCCTTGAAGGATGAGACGGCCAGCGAGGGGGAGGAACTTGATGTGCGGCGCAACTTTTTGCTCGGGGATGCTTGA
- a CDS encoding ethanolamine ammonia-lyase subunit EutB, with amino-acid sequence MAEQRFRHSVGSASYVFRDLKELMAKASPARSGDLLAGVAAGSAEERAIAQMALAGLPLKTFLEEPLIPYEEDEVTRLILDSHDRAAFARIAHLTVGDFRNWLLADDTDSAVLAALAPGITPEMAAAVCKIMRNQDLILVAKKCRVVTAFRNTIGLPGRLSTRLQPNHPTDDASGIAASMLDGLLYGNGDAVIGINPATDNVPQVVKLVGMMADVIARYEIPTQSCVLTHVTNTIAAIERGAPVDLVFQSIAGTEAANRGFGINLAMLGEAREAALSLKRGTVGDNVMYFETGQGSALSANAHHGIDQQTCEARAYAVARAFRPLLVNTVVGFIGPEYLYDGKQIIRAGLEDHFCAKLLGLPMGCDVCYTNHAEADQNDMDVLLTLLGVAGCTFVMGIPGSDDIMLNYQTTSFHDALYARRVLGSRPAPEFEAWLHRMQIFNQPGEGEAFRLHADMPPGFRDTLLRLQ; translated from the coding sequence ATGGCCGAACAGCGTTTCCGGCACAGCGTGGGTAGCGCCAGCTACGTGTTTCGTGATCTCAAGGAGTTGATGGCAAAGGCCAGTCCGGCGCGTTCCGGTGATCTGCTGGCCGGTGTCGCAGCGGGCAGCGCAGAGGAGCGCGCCATTGCGCAGATGGCACTGGCCGGGCTGCCGCTGAAGACGTTTCTGGAAGAGCCCCTGATCCCTTATGAAGAGGATGAGGTCACCCGCCTCATCCTCGACAGCCATGACCGCGCCGCGTTTGCGCGCATTGCACACCTGACCGTGGGCGATTTCCGCAACTGGCTGCTGGCCGATGACACGGACAGCGCCGTGCTGGCGGCCCTCGCGCCGGGTATCACGCCTGAGATGGCTGCTGCCGTGTGCAAGATCATGCGCAATCAGGATCTGATTCTGGTGGCCAAGAAGTGCCGCGTGGTCACGGCGTTTCGCAACACCATCGGGCTGCCGGGACGACTGTCCACCCGCCTGCAGCCCAATCATCCCACCGATGACGCCAGCGGCATCGCGGCCAGCATGCTCGATGGCTTGTTGTATGGCAACGGTGATGCGGTCATCGGCATCAATCCCGCTACCGACAATGTGCCGCAGGTGGTGAAGCTGGTCGGCATGATGGCCGATGTGATCGCGCGCTACGAAATTCCTACGCAATCCTGCGTGCTGACCCACGTCACCAACACGATTGCGGCCATCGAGCGCGGCGCGCCGGTGGACCTGGTGTTCCAGTCCATTGCCGGGACCGAGGCGGCCAATCGCGGCTTTGGCATCAACCTCGCCATGCTCGGCGAGGCGCGTGAGGCCGCGCTGTCGCTCAAGCGCGGCACCGTGGGCGACAACGTGATGTATTTCGAAACCGGGCAGGGCAGCGCGCTGTCGGCCAATGCGCATCACGGCATCGACCAGCAGACCTGCGAGGCGCGCGCCTACGCGGTGGCGCGGGCCTTCAGGCCCCTGCTGGTCAATACCGTGGTCGGCTTCATCGGACCGGAATATCTCTACGACGGCAAGCAGATCATCCGCGCCGGACTGGAAGATCATTTCTGCGCCAAGCTGCTGGGCCTGCCCATGGGCTGCGACGTCTGCTACACCAACCACGCCGAGGCGGACCAGAACGACATGGATGTGCTGCTGACCTTGCTGGGCGTGGCCGGCTGTACCTTCGTCATGGGCATCCCCGGTTCGGATGACATCATGTTGAATTACCAGACCACTTCCTTCCACGATGCCCTGTATGCAAGGCGGGTACTGGGTTCGCGGCCGGCACCGGAATTCGAGGCCTGGCTGCACCGGATGCAGATCTTCAACCAGCCCGGCGAGGGTGAGGCATTTCGCCTGCACGCCGATATGCCGCCCGGTTTTCGTGACACCTTGCTGCGGCTGCAATGA
- a CDS encoding HAD family hydrolase, translating to MNNKHKPTTVSATPVLKRRGFLGGLLAAAAGGALGAVATPGQAAARAEVALDHAKWAARNHDLVAQMIADHGKLAAGYQSGKRPYAVFDWDNTSIMNDCEEALFMYQINTLSFKLTPPEFAAITRQNVPPGPFSKDFKNAAGNIVDLEAICADLDADYAFLYASYKGMAGSKSLEEVTATPEFQDFRAKLYYLYEAVNDTHGVAVGYPWVIYFFANMSVAEVSALAEASNDAALGAALTKVKYTSPADRAGRAGVVSVSHFHGIRLCTEIATLMDALRRNGIDVYVCTASLEDVVAVFATHPKYGYGVSRENVIGLRLERNGQVFRNAYLKDWPLTWGPGKTVAIRQVLVKQKGYGPLFVAGDSDGDYDMLRDFPETRYGLIVNRMKNGKIGELSKLAAEQISAATPRFLLQGRQESTGNWLPAETSIKYGKTAPQLLTS from the coding sequence ATGAACAACAAACACAAACCGACGACCGTATCCGCTACGCCCGTGTTGAAGCGCCGGGGCTTCCTGGGCGGCCTGCTGGCCGCTGCTGCCGGCGGCGCGCTGGGCGCCGTTGCCACCCCCGGCCAGGCGGCCGCACGTGCCGAGGTGGCGCTGGACCACGCCAAGTGGGCCGCGCGCAATCATGATCTGGTGGCGCAGATGATTGCCGATCATGGCAAGCTGGCAGCGGGCTACCAGAGCGGCAAGCGTCCCTATGCCGTGTTTGACTGGGATAACACCAGCATCATGAATGACTGTGAAGAAGCACTCTTCATGTACCAGATCAATACGCTGTCCTTCAAGCTGACGCCGCCCGAATTCGCCGCCATCACGCGCCAGAACGTGCCGCCGGGGCCTTTCAGCAAGGACTTCAAGAATGCGGCCGGCAACATCGTCGACCTGGAGGCGATCTGTGCCGACCTCGATGCCGATTACGCCTTTCTCTACGCCAGCTACAAGGGCATGGCCGGCAGCAAGAGCCTCGAGGAAGTGACGGCCACGCCGGAGTTCCAGGACTTCCGCGCCAAGCTCTACTATCTCTATGAGGCCGTCAACGATACCCATGGCGTGGCCGTCGGTTATCCCTGGGTGATCTACTTCTTCGCCAACATGAGCGTGGCCGAGGTGAGTGCGCTGGCCGAAGCCTCCAATGATGCTGCGCTGGGTGCGGCGCTGACCAAGGTCAAGTACACCAGCCCGGCCGACCGCGCGGGCAGGGCGGGCGTGGTGAGCGTATCGCACTTCCATGGCATCCGCCTGTGCACTGAAATCGCCACCCTCATGGACGCCCTGCGCCGCAACGGTATCGACGTCTATGTCTGTACCGCCTCGCTGGAGGATGTGGTGGCGGTCTTTGCCACGCATCCCAAGTATGGCTACGGCGTGAGCCGCGAGAACGTCATCGGCCTGCGTCTGGAACGCAATGGCCAGGTGTTCCGCAATGCCTATCTCAAGGATTGGCCATTGACCTGGGGACCGGGCAAGACGGTCGCCATCAGGCAGGTGCTGGTGAAGCAGAAGGGCTATGGGCCCTTGTTCGTGGCAGGCGACAGCGATGGCGACTACGATATGCTGCGTGATTTCCCCGAGACCCGCTACGGGCTGATCGTCAACCGCATGAAGAACGGCAAGATCGGCGAATTGTCCAAGCTCGCGGCCGAGCAGATCAGTGCGGCCACGCCGCGTTTCCTGCTGCAGGGACGCCAGGAGTCGACCGGCAACTGGCTGCCGGCGGAAACCAGCATCAAGTATGGCAAGACGGCACCGCAACTGCTGACCAGCTGA
- the eat gene encoding ethanolamine permease — translation MNASSSGQGHTLKPVLSTLQLWAIAVGLVISGEYFGWSYGWASAGTLGFTVTALFIAAMYATFIFSFTELTTSIPHAGGPFAYSKRAFGPVGGYLAGAATLIEFVFAPPAIALAIGAYLNVQFPNIDPKLAALGAYLVFMTLNIVGVQIAATFELFVTLLAIFELLVFMGVVAPGFSLANFTKGGWAGSDGFSLAAVPGMFAAIPFAIWFFLAIEGVAMAAEEAKDPRRSIPIAYITGILTLVVLAVGVMLFAGGVGDWTKLANINDPLPQAMKLIVGGNSNWLHMLVWLGLFGLVASFHGIILGYSRQIFALAREAYLPAYFARVHPRFKTPHRAILAGGVVGIAAIYSDELITIGGQTLTANIVTMSVFGAILMYILSMLSLFRLRRAEAGLERPFRAPLYPYFPAFALFGALVCMATMIYYNPLIFGIFVALLALGYAWFLATARQRAEGAAAVAEF, via the coding sequence ATGAATGCAAGCTCTTCAGGGCAAGGTCATACGCTCAAGCCCGTCCTGTCTACCCTGCAGCTCTGGGCCATTGCGGTCGGGCTGGTGATTTCCGGCGAATACTTCGGCTGGAGCTATGGCTGGGCCAGCGCGGGCACGCTCGGCTTTACGGTGACGGCGCTGTTCATCGCAGCCATGTATGCCACCTTCATCTTCAGCTTTACCGAGCTGACCACCTCCATTCCCCATGCAGGCGGGCCGTTTGCCTACAGCAAGCGCGCTTTCGGGCCGGTCGGCGGTTACCTGGCAGGGGCGGCGACGCTGATCGAATTCGTCTTCGCACCACCGGCCATCGCGCTGGCCATCGGGGCTTATCTCAATGTGCAGTTCCCCAATATCGATCCCAAACTGGCGGCGCTGGGAGCCTACCTCGTCTTCATGACGCTCAATATCGTCGGGGTGCAGATCGCGGCCACCTTTGAACTCTTCGTGACCCTGCTGGCGATCTTCGAGTTGCTGGTCTTCATGGGCGTGGTGGCGCCGGGTTTTTCGCTGGCCAATTTCACCAAGGGCGGATGGGCCGGCAGCGATGGCTTCAGCCTGGCGGCGGTGCCGGGCATGTTCGCGGCGATTCCGTTTGCGATCTGGTTCTTCCTGGCCATCGAAGGCGTGGCCATGGCGGCTGAAGAGGCCAAGGACCCCAGGCGTTCCATTCCGATTGCCTACATCACCGGGATTCTGACCCTGGTGGTGCTGGCCGTTGGCGTGATGCTCTTCGCCGGTGGCGTGGGTGACTGGACCAAGCTGGCTAACATCAACGATCCGCTGCCGCAGGCCATGAAGCTGATCGTCGGCGGCAACAGCAACTGGCTGCACATGCTGGTCTGGCTGGGCCTGTTCGGGCTGGTGGCTTCCTTCCACGGCATCATCCTGGGCTACTCGCGCCAGATCTTTGCGCTGGCCCGCGAGGCTTATCTGCCGGCGTATTTCGCCCGTGTTCATCCGCGCTTCAAGACCCCGCACCGGGCCATCCTGGCCGGTGGCGTGGTGGGTATCGCCGCCATCTACAGCGATGAACTGATCACCATCGGCGGCCAGACGCTGACTGCCAACATCGTCACCATGTCGGTGTTCGGCGCGATCCTGATGTACATCCTCTCGATGCTGTCGCTGTTCCGTCTGCGTCGCGCCGAAGCCGGGCTGGAGCGGCCTTTCCGGGCGCCGCTGTATCCCTACTTCCCGGCCTTTGCGCTCTTCGGTGCGCTGGTCTGCATGGCCACCATGATCTACTACAACCCGCTGATCTTCGGCATCTTCGTGGCCTTGCTGGCGCTGGGCTATGCCTGGTTCCTGGCGACGGCGCGGCAGCGTGCCGAGGGTGCGGCGGCGGTCGCTGAATTCTGA